GTAATGACTGTATGATTTAACTCCTTAAGCAACCTGCCTTGTTGGAGGACATCCAGCACAGCACTGACAACATCATCACCAACAATGCTCCAAGCATCTTTATAGAAGTAGGATCCATACCCATCAGGCCCTGGTGCTTTCCTACCAGGAATAGAGAACAAAGCTTTCTTCACCTCATCAGCTGTATAAGGAGCATTTAGAATATTTCTATGAGCATCTGTAATCAATGGACCAGCTTGGACAATATGACTAAGAACAGGTCTTCTATCAGTGTGAGTAGTACCCAACAAAGTTGTGTAATAATCCAAGAAAGCTTGAGAGATATCAGCAGGGTTATCTCTCCAAATCCCATCCATGCCATGAATGCTGTAAACTTGGTTATGATTATTCCTAGCTTTGATACTCTGATGGAAGAGGGAggtattttcatcaccatcccTAATCCATGAAACCTTTGCCTTCTGTTTCAAAAACTCTAAATAGGCTTGATGCTTATTTTTGTAATTCTGCACTGCATTGAGTTCTGCATCAGCAAGACTCTGATCAGCAGGATCAAGATGCATTGATGTCTAAGCTGCAATCATGTCATGGTATGCTTGAAGATCAGCAGCTTGAACATCAGAGAATCCCTTTCTATTCAACTCTTTGAGAACCAACTTCACCTTCTTCAGTTTGTGAACAACACCAAACATCTTGCTCCCTTGAACTGTACCACTCCATTGTGCTTGGATAAGAGTCAGAAAATGAGGAACAGATTTCCACATTGTAAAATACTTAAAAGGCTTTTTCCCCCCTGTATCCCTAGGATAGACAGTCAACAATCCAGGGGAATGATCAAAACAACCctcattcataaaacacacttcAGCTGAGCTATAAACACCTAACCACTTAGGATTAGCCATTATTCTATTAATTTTAGAAAAAACTCTAGCTGCACCATGCTGCTTATTGTTCCAAGTGTAGAAATTACCCACACTCTTAATATCTTCCATACTACAGAAATGCATACAATCACACATATCCACTATTTCAGTATTCCTAACAGGGGAGCCAACTCTCTCATCAGTACTCATAACACAATTGAAATCTCCACACAAGATCCAGGCATCCTGTGTGTTTAAAGCTTTCAAATCTTTCCACAACACTTCTCTATTAGAGCTATCATTGAAAGCATAAATGAAAGTACAGAAAAAACTAGGCATACCACTCACTGGTTGAATGAAGCAATGCATAAACTAACTAGAAGCTGCTTGGATACTCACAGAAAAGCTTCCTGGATTCCAAGCCAAAATAATTCTGCCACCATTATGATAACTTGCATTACTAGAGAAACACCAATTTGGGAAAACTCTTTGGTAAAGCTTCCCTAAGTTAGGAAGCTTAACCTTATGCTCTAGGAGACCAACTAACCCCACATGATATTTATGAAGAAGATGCTTCACAGTATCCTGTTTCTGAGCTAGGTTGATACCCCTAACATTCCAAGATAATATCCTATCCATAAGATTTGGAAGAGTTCCCTCTTCCTGTGCTACCCTCCTCAATGTCATCTTCCCTATCCAACTCAGCAGTACTGCAAGCACTGTGACCACCATCATCATTCAGTATTTGGAAAGAATTAACAACTGGTGTTGGAACCAAATTGGTAGGTCTAACCCTGATTGGCCTGAGAGTTCTCTGAAACCCCTCCTGATCCACCTCTGGTGCCACCACTTCTGTGTGATTCTGAACTTGTTTTTTCTGCACCCATATTCTCTTAGTTTTCCCCTTCCTACACTCAATGGTTGAATGTCCAACTAGTTTGCAATTATCACAAACAGTTGGTCTCCACTCATAGGTGATAGGTACCTGAACCAGCTCACTATGCTCATTCATAAATGAAACTTGATCAGGAAGCTTTTGTGTGATTGGCATATCAACCAACACCCTAGCATACTGAAGTTTATCCCTACTCACAGTGGCTGCATCCCTCTTAATTGGTTTGCCTAACTGACTCACAATCTTGAAAAGAGATTTTTCACCCCAATATTTAAAATTCAGAATCAACTGAATCCAGATGGGGACAGATTTGATCTCTTCCTTCTCCATATCCATATCAACACTCCAGGGTTTCACTATCATAGGTTTGCTGTCAAAGAAAAAATGGCCAGAAGTGACTTTGTCTCTCATGTCCATAGTCAGAAATCTCACTAAGTAGATCCCCTTTTTCACCAACACCACCTTATTAACATTAAAGTTCTTCCAGATTCTCCTAATAAACCCTTCCATAACATGTATTGGGGGATTAGCACCAATAATATAGCAGATTATGGAAGAATTCCAAAAATCCACCTCATCCTGTAtatcattaaaatcaatctgTACAGGGCTAGAAACAGGATGCATTTCAATTGGATCAGGTGgcctaaattcatcatcaacacTATCAGCCTGTTCAGTCATTACTTCATCAAATTGTTGCAATATTGGAATGGAAATCGTACCAATATCAACATTAGATGGAGTATTATTCACCTTGTTAGCTGATCTGTGAACAGATTGCATCCACTCATTGAAGGAATGCCTGAGTTCAGAACGAGCTTGCAAGTGTTTCAATCCAGATTTGGGGGTGAGAATTTCATTTTCAATCGTCAAATCCAGTGCTTCGACTCCTAAAACCTCCTCAATCGATCGAGTCCTAAGAGCCTGAGAATCAGATGAAGGTCCTCTTGGTTTCTGCTTTGCATTGCCATGCTTACTACCTTGCATTTTGCCCCCAGACTTCCTTGCCATGGCAGCAGTGCACAATGGAGATCATGCACCGAAGGGAAACTTGGGGGAGAAGGCAAGGTTTTCTCTCGCTTCTCTctagagtttctctctctttagATTGTAAGCTTTTTGTTCTATCCAAGTTGCCAATTAGGTTATGATACGCAACTTGATGAGATGACGCACACACACCGCTAGCTCCCGGTCAAGCTCTAGGTCAAGCTCCGACTTCAAGTAAGACCCTGAATTTGTATACTTTCTCCGTTTCATAAACATCGCATTGTAttgcactacaagaatttgtaccTTTAACGACACCCTAATTATGACGGGTTAAAAATCTCGTCGTAAAagtcttttgcgacggggctaataaccaaacaaagacgggaacaaccgtcgcaaatatcttttacgacgggttaacgacgggattttccattagcgacggcccccttttatgacgggttcgcgacaggaaatcccgtcattaatcaacgattattggcctttagcgacgggatttccgtcgttaatggtacattttcttgtagtgttgttttttacactattcacactagacATTTGCTTATCTTTTACGATTCATACTTAAGAAAATTGTATTCATAGGacatcttgttagattcatattgatatatattttataaatatcaattttttttataatttttacatttACATAATTTGAGATATTAGAGTCAAAGTATGTGTTGGAAAGCAAAAAGTCAACCATTGTGCATATCTAAGGAGCGGAGGAAATATATGCTTGTTAAAAGCCCACATGTCAAACAAACATGTGTGAATAATGTCAAAACCCAATTATATTATGTAAATAAGAAcgaggaaaatatatattaaaggcACGGGCATCCATGTTGTTTGGGAAAAAGTAGGTTGTCCTTTCCACACGATGACATGATAATTGGCGAGTAACCGATGCCAAAATTAGGATATGTATGCCTTTATTTCTCTAGTGAcaagttttctttttctttttctttccccatctgattttttttttgttttcacaCCGATTTATTTTGTTGACTTTTCCAACTATTTGGCCGATGTTAATGTAGCGGTTGTCTTTGAACATTATGATTGTTCTTCTACACACGGTAACTACACCAAGGGAAGTACGTACCAACATAATCTCGACCGCCTTTTCTCAAGCCTCTCCTCCCAAACCTCATCTCGAAAGTTCTACAACACCACTATTGGCGATTTTCCTAACAAAGTATACGCCATTTACCAATGTCGAGAGGATTTGAGCTTCGAAATATGCACCAAGTGTATCCAAGTTGCGACGATAAAAATATCACAAGTATGCCCGTTATATGTCGAAAGCATAGTTTGGTATAACGAATGTATGTTAAGGTATGCAAACCGTTCCATTTTCTCCTTGTGTGAGACAACTCCAACAAGAGAGTCATGGTATGAAGGTAGTGTCTCGAACTATGTTATGTTTAGTCCAGTAGTCAAAAGAACGATGAATACGATTGTTAGGCTGGCTTCTCGAACTACTGCTCGGGGACATTTGGCTAACACGTATGCCAATTGGACATCGATAGATAGAATGTACGGCTTTGCTATGTGCACACCTGATATAAATGAGCTACATTGTAAGAGATGCTTGACAATTGGTTTAGATGAGATATCTGGATTTTACAACATTAGTAAGGTGGTGACTGTCTTCTATCCAAGCTGCcaattaggttatgatacagaACTTGATCGAATGACACGTATACCATTGGTACTCGCTCCATCTCCGGCTAAAGCTCAAGCTCATATTCCAGGTTAGATCTTGCCAACatgcatactccctccgtcccaaattaatTGTCGCGTTAAGTTTTTCATAGAGTTTTATGTGATAAGTAGATATCGATTTATCTATTActctgtatattttatgaaaagtagATGTAGCAGCAGATAGTGGAgaaatattttaattgaatgatAGAAAAAGTGGGATCCTAACTTTTGGTAGAGGAATAGAGAAATAATAAAGTATTAGTAATTCTTCTCCTGCCCTTATAGCAAGCAGTGCATAGAAGAGATTAAGATTTGGCTAGGTGTTACTGCTACTACTGTTGATTTACACCATCTGCTCAGAGGGATTGGTCATAACAGGCATTCCAAGTTTCAGAAACAAGTCTATTATGCAGGGTTGGCAGCAGCAGTGTACTCT
This Spinacia oleracea cultivar Varoflay chromosome 6, BTI_SOV_V1, whole genome shotgun sequence DNA region includes the following protein-coding sequences:
- the LOC130462933 gene encoding cysteine-rich receptor-like protein kinase 26, which translates into the protein SDFFFVFTPIYFVDFSNYLADVNVAVVFEHYDCSSTHGNYTKGSTYQHNLDRLFSSLSSQTSSRKFYNTTIGDFPNKVYAIYQCREDLSFEICTKCIQVATIKISQVCPLYVESIVWYNECMLRYANRSIFSLCETTPTRESWYEGSVSNYVMFSPVVKRTMNTIVRLASRTTARGHLANTYANWTSIDRMYGFAMCTPDINELHCKRCLTIGLDEISGFYNISKVVTVFYPSCQLGYDTELDRMTRIPLVLAPSPAKAQAHIPG